CGCAGGACGACCTCGCCCAGTTCGTGGCCGCGCTCGCCGACTCCGAGGTCGATCGGAGCGATATCGGTGAGACCCGCCGCGAGCGGCTGGATCGCGCCGCGCACGGAGGCGGTCACGACGAGCGGAGTCTCGCCCGACCAGCGGCCGATGCGACCGAGCGCCTCCAGACGGTTGCCCACGATCTCGGCGCTCGGGCTCAGGCGCTCGTGCGGCAGCGTCTCCCACGCGGGGAAGTGCATCACCTCGGCGCCGGGCAGCAGCGCACCCAGGGCCGGGCCGATCGACTCGGCGCGCCGGCCGGTCGGTGTGATCAGCAGGATCGCGGGCGGCTTTCCTGCCGCGCGCCGCCTCTCGAGGAGAGCGGCCAGCAGCGGAGCGTCGAGGCCCTCCACGAGGGAGAAGTCGCCGTCGACGGATGCCGTGGCCGCGGCATCCTGAAACGACTCGGCCTGTTCGAGGGCGCGCACGATCCCGGGAACTGTCACCGGATGAGTCTATGTCGCCCCGCCGACACCGGCGCCCGCCCTCGTAGGATGAGCGCGTGAGCGACCCCGCCGAGCCGACGAACCCGCAGCCCGCCCCTCCCGCCACCGCGCCGGAGGCCGTGGGGAACGCCGTACCTGCGGCGACGCAGGCTCCTGCGCCGGGCGCATGGGCCGCGCCGAGCGCGCCGCCGTTCGGCACGCCGGGCGCTCCGCCGGCACAGGGGTATGCGATGCCCGTGGGCTATGCACCGCCGGCGGGTTTCACGCCCCCCGCGGGCTACGGGCCCGGCCCAGCCCCCGCGCCGGGATCGGCGTCGGCCTACGGGCAGGCCGCCGCGCGACCCACCCGGCGCGGGCTCGGCGTGGTGGCGCTCGTCGTCGCCGTCATCGCGACCGTCGGAGCGGCACTCGTCGCCGCCGTCGCCGCCTTCTCCATCGGGCTGGGGACGGGCCGCGAGATCGCGCTCATGCCCAGCGGGTCCGACTTCGAGTGGGCGGTGCTGACGCCGGTCCGCGACTCCGTGCTGCTCGCCGAGGTGGCCTTCTGGGTCGGCACGGCGCTCGGCCTGTGGGCTCTCGTGCAGGGGGTGATCGCGCTCGTGAAGGATCGTGGCCGCGGCTTCGCGATCGCGGCGGTGGTGATCGCCGCCCTCGGGCCCGTGGTGTTCTTCGTCGTGCTGCAGGGCTTCCTCACGGCCGGCTACGCCGCCGGATCGAGCATCGGCGGCTGACCCCGGCTCAGGCCCTCGGCGCGTGGTGCTTCTGCTGCGCCGCGAGAAGCCCGTCGCTCACGAGCTGCTCGACCGCGTCCGCGGCATCCGCCAACAGGATCGGCAGATTCTTGCGCTCGGCCGCACCGAACGGATCGAGCACCCAGTCGGCAGGGTCCTGGCGACCGGGCGGACGCCCGATCCCTACGCGGACCCGGGCGAACTCGGCGGAATCCAGCGCCTTCGCGATGTCGCGGACGCCGTTGTGGCCTCCGTGTCCGCCACCCGTCTTGAGTTTGATCGTGTCGAACGGGATGTCGAGCTCATCGTGCACGACCACGATGCGCGACGGGTCGACGCCGTAGAAGTGGGCCAGGCCGGCCACCGGACCGCCCGACACGTTCATGAACGTGTTCGGCTTCGCCAGGATCAGCTTCGCCGCCCCGGGGCGCAGCCACGTCTCGACGACGCGCGCGTTCGCCTTGTGCGCGCGGAACGACTCTCCGCGACGCGCAGCGAGCTCATCGACCACGAGCTGGCCGACGTTGTGCCGGGTGAGCTCGTAGCGGGGTCCGGGATTGCCCAGACCCACGATCAGCCACGCATCTGCCATCTGCTGCCTGTCCTCTCGACGACGAAGCCCGTCCCTTCAGTATCGGGGACGGGCTTCGACGGATGCTGCGGTGCGAGCCCTTACTCGGACTCGGCCTCCTTGGCCTCCTTGGCCTCCTCGGCCTCCTCCGATTGCTCGGCGGCGATCTCGGCGTCGGCCTCGGCGATCTCGTCCTCGGCGGCGAGCGTCGCAGCCGGGACCGAGATCGCGACGATCAGCGTCTCGGGGTCGACGGCGAGCGTCGCGCCCTTGGGCAGCGTGAGGTCGGCAGCGGTGATGTGCGTGCCCTCCTCGAGTCCCTCGACGTCGAGCTCGATGCGCTCCGGGATGTGGGTGGCCTCGACCTCGAGCAGGACGGTGTTCGCGTCCTGCGCGGCGATGGTGCCGGGGAAGGGCTCGCCGGTCACCGAGATCGGGACGTCGACCTGGATCTTCTCGCCCTTCTTCACGACGAGGAGGTCGATGTGCTCGATGATCTGGTGCACGGGGTCCTTCTGGACGTCCTTGACCAGCGTCAGCTGCTCCTTGCCGTTGACGTCGAGCTCGAGCACCGCGTTGGCGCGGCGGATGAGCAGCGCGACCTGGTGGCCGGGCAGCGCGACGTGCACGGGGGTGCTGCCGTGACCGTAGATGACGGCGGGGATCTTGCCTGCGGCGCGCAGACGACGGGCGAAGCCCTTGCCGAAGTTCTCGCGGACCTCGGCGTGGACCTTGGAATCGGTCTCGGTGGCCATGATTTCTCCTCGCGGGCGTGAGCCCGTTCTGATCGCGGGTCCGCGCGGCTGGCGGGCCCAGGTATGTGGGGTGTTTCAACTCGAACGCGAACGCGTGAGGAAAGCCGTGGGCCTGCTCCACTGCGTCGATCACGGATGCCGCACCACGCCGAAACCGGGCGGTACGAGGCATCCCTCGCCGAAGTTCGGGTACGAGTCTACCAGCCTCGCGCGCGCCGCCCAGCGACGGAGGGAACGGCGCCCCCGCTACGATGGGCAGCGCACCCGATCCACCTTGGAGGTCACCGATGGATTACGGCTTTCTGTCTCACGCGCTGCTCTGGCTGATCGGCGCGATGGCGGCCGTCGGCGCCGTGCTCACGATCGGCGCCTTCTGGTCGATGGGCCGGGCGAACTACCGCAAGGACTGAGGCTTCGCCGCCTCACATCCGACCGCCTGCGGCGGTGAGAAGCGCGGCAACTCCGCGTAACACGGACAGGCCAGACTCTAGGCTGGAACCCTCCCCCTTCGAACCCCAGGAGCACGTGTGTCTCAGAGCGACCCCTCGGCCCAGACCAACATCTCGACCGACCGCGACGACCAGCCGGGCTCGACCCGCGAACACGAGGGTGCACCCCGCCCCGAAGAGGTCTCGCGACCCACTCCCGAGGCCACCGGCCCCGCCGGCGCCTCCGCGGCGCGTGCCAACATCGGCGTGGTCGGCCTGGCCGTCATGGGATCCAACCTGGCGCGTAACCTCGCGAGCCGCGAGGGCAACACGGTCGCGATCTACAACCGCAGCCACGAGAAGACCGACACGTTGCTCGCCGCGCATCCCGAGGCGGAGTTCGTGCCCGCGTTCTCGTATGAGGAGTTCGCCGCGTCGCTGCAGAAGCCGCGCACAGCGATCATCATGGTCAAGGCCGGGCGAGGGACGGATGCCGTCATCGACGCCCTCGTCGACGTGTTCGAGCCGGGCGACATCATCGTCGACGGCGGCAACGCGCTGTTCACCGACACGATCCGCCGTGAGAAGGCCGTCCGCGACACCGGCATCAACTTCGTCGGCGCGGGCATCTCCGGCGGCGAGGAGGGCGCGCTGCTGGGACCGTCGATCATGCCCGGCGGCTCGGACGAATCCTGGGTCACGCTCGGGCCGATCCTGAAGTCCATCGCCGCGGTCGCCGAGGGCGAGCCGTGCGTCACGCACATCGGCCACGACGGTGCCGGTCACTTCGTCAAGATGGTGCACAACGGCATCGAGTACGCCGACATGCAGCTGATCGCGGAGGCCTACGACCTCATCCGCCGCGGAACCGGCAAGAGCCCCGCCGAGATCGCCGACGTGTTCGCCGGCTGGAACGGCGGCGAACTCGAGTCCTACCTCATCGAGATCACGGCCGAGGTGCTGCGCCAGGTCGACGCCGAGACCGGCAAGCCGCTGGTCGACGTGATCCTCGACCAGGCGGGCGCGAAGGGCACCGGCGCGTGGACGGTGCAGACCGCGCTCGACCTGGGCGTCCCCGTCTCCGGCATCGCCGAAGCCGTCTTCGCACGGTCGCTGTCCAGCCACCCCGAGCAGCGCGCCGTCTCGGGTGACCTCCCCGGCCCGGTCGAGGGACTGACCGTGGAGGATGCCGACGCCTTCATCGAGGACGTGCGTCTGGCTCTCTACGCATCGAAGATCGTCGCCTACTCGCAGGGCTTCGACGAGATCCGCGCCGGCGCCGCCCAGTACGACTGGTCGATCGACCTCGGCGCGGTCTCGAAGATCTGGCGCGGAGGGTGCATCATCCGCGCCCAGTTCCTCAACCGCATCGCCGACGCGTACGCCGAGACCCCGGAGCTGCCGGTGCTCCTCACCGCGCCGTACTTCGTCGAGGCGCTGGGGCGCGCGCAGTCCGCGTGGCGCCGCATCGTGCAGATCGCGGCCGGCGCCGGCATCCCGGCCCCCGCGTTCTCGTCCTCGCTCGCGTACTACGACGGACTCCGCGCCGAGCGGCTTCCCGCGGCACTCGTGCAGGGGCAGCGCGACTTCTTCGGCGCGCACACCTACCACCGCATCGACAAGCCCGGCACCTTCCACACGCTGTGGTCGGGCGACCGCACCGAGATCGAGGCCGAGGACACCCACTGAGCGTCAGCTCGTCACACCACCACGAAGCCCCCGCCTGAACGCGGGGGCTTCGTCGTGCGGTCCCGTCAGGCGGGCACGATGTTGTGATTGCGGCAGAACAGGTTCTGCGGGTCGTACTGCCGTTTCACCTGGGCCAGCCGCGCCATCGCCTCGGGCGAGAACATGCGCGTGACGAGACCGGGATCGGTGGAGGGCGTGAAGTTGCCGTAGAGCGCGGCGCCGAGCGCCTCGATCGCATCCCATTCCGCCTGGATGAGCGGCCGGTTGCCGTCGTGCACGAGTCCGGGCACATCGAACGCTCCTGCCATCGCGAACCAGGTCGCGTGCCGGGCGGGGAACGCGCTGGCCTCCTGCGCCACGTCGCCGAAGGCGCCGCCGAGCGAGCGAAGGAACAGGACGGACGCCGCGTTGGCCTCCCGGAAGGAGACGAGCCGGTCGATGGCCTCGTCGGAGAGCTCGCCGAGCAGCGTGTTGCCGCCCACGAAGCCGGGCATGGGCTGGTCGGGGTCGGCAGCCGGCATCTCCATGAGGATGTCGGGGTAGGAGCGCACGCCGAGCTCCGTCTCGGCGACGCCCTCGAGGGCGAGCAGCGGAGCCAGCGCGGCCCGTGCGGCCTCCTCGTCGTCGCCGATCCAGCACGCCGTGATCGTGGCACCCGGGGGTGCACTGGGGTCCATCGGCGGAACGTGCATGTAGGTCACGGTGAGCTCGCGCGGAGCGTCCTGCATGGTGTCGCGGAGCCCTCGCAGGATCGGCCGCGCGTCGCCCTCGACCCCCAGCGTCGCGAACACGACGTGCGCAAGCGGGTGCGCGCGGAAGTCGAACCGCGTCACCACCCCGAAGTTGCCGCCGCCGCCCCGCAGCGCCCACCACAGGTCGGCATGGGAGCCGGCGTTCACCTCGAGCACGTCGCCGCGGGCGGTCACCACCTGGGCGCCCTCCAGCTGGTCGGCGGCGAGGCCCCATGCCCGCACCATCCAGCCGATGCCGCCCCCGAGGGTCAGTCCGCCGACGCCGACCGAGGCGGTGTCGCCCGAGCTGATGCCGAGCCCGTGCTCGGCGAGCGCGTGGGCGACCGCACCCCACGTCGCACCACCGCCGACCTGGACGAGCGTGCCGTCGACGCGGATGTCGTCAAGCGCGTCGAGGTCGAGGGTCACGCCACCGGGCACGGCGCCCCACGCGCTGTGCCCGCCGCCGCGCACCATGACCTCCAGACGTTCGGATGCCGCGTACCGCAGCGCCGCGCGGACGTCGTCGACGCTCGACGCCCGCACGATGACGGTCGGCTCGCCGATGCCGGAATGGAAGGCGCGGGCTGCGTCCCACTCGTCGTCACCAGGGTGGACGACCGCGCCGGTCGTGAGGTCTGAGAGGGAGAGATCAGTCACCCGCGCCACGGTAATCGGCGGTGCCGACATCCCGCTACCCGTCCTAGGGTCGAAGCATGGCGACGAAGCGCGTGCTCTACATCGGCGGAACCGGCACCATCAGCGCGGCCTGCGTCAGACGCAGCGTCGCGGCCGGGGACGAGGTCACGGTGCTCAATCGCGGGTCCTCGCGCCGTCCGCTCCCCCACGGAGTGCGCGAGCTCGTCGCGGACGTCCGCGACGCGGCCGCCGTGCGGCAGGCCGTCGGTGCGGCCGAGTACGACGCCGTCGC
This window of the Microbacterium sp. SSM24 genome carries:
- the pth gene encoding aminoacyl-tRNA hydrolase; this translates as MADAWLIVGLGNPGPRYELTRHNVGQLVVDELAARRGESFRAHKANARVVETWLRPGAAKLILAKPNTFMNVSGGPVAGLAHFYGVDPSRIVVVHDELDIPFDTIKLKTGGGHGGHNGVRDIAKALDSAEFARVRVGIGRPPGRQDPADWVLDPFGAAERKNLPILLADAADAVEQLVSDGLLAAQQKHHAPRA
- a CDS encoding 50S ribosomal protein L25/general stress protein Ctc, giving the protein MATETDSKVHAEVRENFGKGFARRLRAAGKIPAVIYGHGSTPVHVALPGHQVALLIRRANAVLELDVNGKEQLTLVKDVQKDPVHQIIEHIDLLVVKKGEKIQVDVPISVTGEPFPGTIAAQDANTVLLEVEATHIPERIELDVEGLEEGTHITAADLTLPKGATLAVDPETLIVAISVPAATLAAEDEIAEADAEIAAEQSEEAEEAKEAKEAESE
- the gndA gene encoding NADP-dependent phosphogluconate dehydrogenase, encoding MGVVGLAVMGSNLARNLASREGNTVAIYNRSHEKTDTLLAAHPEAEFVPAFSYEEFAASLQKPRTAIIMVKAGRGTDAVIDALVDVFEPGDIIVDGGNALFTDTIRREKAVRDTGINFVGAGISGGEEGALLGPSIMPGGSDESWVTLGPILKSIAAVAEGEPCVTHIGHDGAGHFVKMVHNGIEYADMQLIAEAYDLIRRGTGKSPAEIADVFAGWNGGELESYLIEITAEVLRQVDAETGKPLVDVILDQAGAKGTGAWTVQTALDLGVPVSGIAEAVFARSLSSHPEQRAVSGDLPGPVEGLTVEDADAFIEDVRLALYASKIVAYSQGFDEIRAGAAQYDWSIDLGAVSKIWRGGCIIRAQFLNRIADAYAETPELPVLLTAPYFVEALGRAQSAWRRIVQIAAGAGIPAPAFSSSLAYYDGLRAERLPAALVQGQRDFFGAHTYHRIDKPGTFHTLWSGDRTEIEAEDTH
- a CDS encoding FAD-binding oxidoreductase, which gives rise to MTDLSLSDLTTGAVVHPGDDEWDAARAFHSGIGEPTVIVRASSVDDVRAALRYAASERLEVMVRGGGHSAWGAVPGGVTLDLDALDDIRVDGTLVQVGGGATWGAVAHALAEHGLGISSGDTASVGVGGLTLGGGIGWMVRAWGLAADQLEGAQVVTARGDVLEVNAGSHADLWWALRGGGGNFGVVTRFDFRAHPLAHVVFATLGVEGDARPILRGLRDTMQDAPRELTVTYMHVPPMDPSAPPGATITACWIGDDEEAARAALAPLLALEGVAETELGVRSYPDILMEMPAADPDQPMPGFVGGNTLLGELSDEAIDRLVSFREANAASVLFLRSLGGAFGDVAQEASAFPARHATWFAMAGAFDVPGLVHDGNRPLIQAEWDAIEALGAALYGNFTPSTDPGLVTRMFSPEAMARLAQVKRQYDPQNLFCRNHNIVPA